Part of the Salmo trutta unplaced genomic scaffold, fSalTru1.1, whole genome shotgun sequence genome, TCTATTCTTCTAACCTCACTAGCATACGACTTAGCAGGAAGTAATAGAAGTGTGAACAGTAATGGAGAGAGAAGCAATACTATTACTGAAGATCACATAGGAATACCTGTAGAGATAGAGGAGACTATAGATGAACACCTTACCAAACAAGACCTTTTACATGGCTTATACAGTATATTGGAAATACCCACACAGTGAACTTTCTGATTGGTTGGTAAAATAACTTTCAATACATTTCATTGGTCAACATGGGAACATCAGCACTTAACCCCAAAAGCATCAACATATTTTTAGCTTAAAAGAGCCAACAGGTCAAAAGTCTGTGTAGTCAGCTACAACTAACAGGTAAAACCTACTTAGCCAAATATAGCATTAACATGATGTCAACAGAGAGCTGACATGGTACTGAAAAATAAACGGTTCAACTGGTCAACAACTGACGTTTCCCATCCAGGAGAATGTGTCTTAGTTAGCGACTTCACTAACCAGAATACATTTCCCATCCAGGAGAATGTGTCTTAGTTAGCAACTTCACTAACCAGAATACATTTCCCATCCAGGAGACTGTCTTAGTTAGCGACTTCACTAACCAGAATACGTTTCCCATTAAGGAGAATATGTCTTGGTTAGCGACTTCACTAACCAGAATACATTTCCCATCCAGGAGAATATGTCTTGGTTAGCGACTTCACTAACCAGAATACGTTTCCCATCCTGGAGAATATGTCTTGGTTAGCGACTTCACTAACCAGAATACATTTCCCATCCAGGAGAATATGTCTTGGTTAGCGACTTCACTAACCAGAATACATTTCCCATCCAGGAGAATGTGTCTTAGTTAGCGACTTCACTAACCAGAATACGTTTCCCATCCAGGAGAATATGTCTTGGTTAGCGACTTCACTAACCAGAATAAGCAGATAGTCCAGAATCTCCCTGTCAGCGTTGTCCTTTTCTGAGAATAGCACAGTTTCTGAACCGACGTGAGGAGTTAAAACAGAGTGCATATGTCCTACTGATTACTATTTGTGTAAatagaatatactgtatatattggattaggtaaaatacatttatatataggttaaaattattttaaacctggTTGTCATGgtaactctgtgtgtgtctctctctatgcaGGATTATGGGATGTGGGAGCGAGGGGACAAGACCAATCAGGGGATCCCAGAACTGAACACCAGCTCTGTGGGAATGGCCAAGGTACTGATGCTTTAGATGTAATACGTGTCCTATATGTAACAATGATAATACATGGTCTCCTTTTATGCCTCCAGTCGTATCTTAACTACCATGTCTAGACTCATAACAGTCCTCTTATCGCAACACAGCTACTATATCTACTCCTAAAACAACAACCTGTTGGGTTTTATGTTCAGGCTGCATTGGAGGCCATTGATGAGCTGGACCTCTTTGGGGCTCATGGAGGACCCAAATCTGTCATTCACGTTTTGCCGGACGAGGTGGAGCACTGCCAGGTACTGTGATAAACATGTCCTATCTTCTCTAGCCTGGTGAGGGCAGTGTCCAGTCTGGTTTAATCTTCTCTAGCCTGGTGAGGGCAGTGTCCAGTCTGGTTTAATCTTCTCTAGCCTGGTGAGGGCAGTGTCCAGTCTGGTTTAATCTTCTCTAGCCTGGTGAGGGCAGTGTCCAGTCTGGTTTAATCTTCTCTAGCCTGGTGAGGGCAGTGTCCAGTCTGGTTTAATCTTCTCTAGCCTGGTGAGGGCAGTGTCCAGTCTGGTTTAAGCAGATTATTTTATAAACCTTAAAATGATATGTATGAAACTGACCATTGTCTTACGTCAGCTAGCATGACTGATGTCTCCTGGCAACACGGTGGTGTCAGAATGACGCCATCTGTCAGAAACTGACCCGTTTCTATTTGACCTCTCCAGGCTATCCTGTGCTCCATGCTGCCACGAGCCTCCACCTCTAAAGAGATTGATGCTGGTCTCCTGTCGATCATCTCCTTCCCTGCCTTCGCTGTGGAGGACGCAGACCTGGTCACCATCACTAAGACTGAGATCATATCCAGGCTACAGGTAGATAGGATCCTGTCTAGACTGGACCACAGATACAGTGAGGTCATATCCAAGATACAGGTAGATAGGAGCCTGTCTAGACTGGACCACAGATACAGTGAGGTCATACCCAATATACAGGTAGATAGGAGCCTGTCTAGACTGGACCACAGATACAGTGAGGTCATACCCAATATACAGGTAGATAGGAGCCTGTCTAGACTGGACCACAGATACAGTGAGGTCATACCCAATATACAGGTAAATAGGAGCCTGTCTAGACTGGACCACAGATACAGTGAGGTCATCTCCAATATACAGGTAGATAGGAGCCTGTCTAGACTGGACCACAGATACAGTGAGATCATCTCCAATATACAGGTAGATAGGAGCCTGTCTAGACTGGACCACAGATACAGTGAGATCATACCCAATATACAGGTAGATAGGAGCCTGTCTAGACTGGACCACAGATACAGTGAGATCATACCCAATATACAGGTAGATAGGAGCCTGTCTAGACTGGACCACAGACACACTTTAGGGGCTAGTTGATTCCCAGACTCAGATTAAGCCTAGCCAATGGGAAACCTCCATTGGCTATGCTTAATGGTGCTCTAGAATGACGTTTCTAAATGACTCCGTTCTCTTCTCCAGGGACGCTATGGCTGCTGCCGTTTCATCAGAGATGGATACAGATGCCCAAGAGAGGTACTGTACAGATTTGTATGTTTTTCTCCTTACTGTGTGAAATAAACTAGATTTCCATCCAATGGTCTTGTGtctgcgctctagccaacagctggcagatacagtgTGTGTAGGCTCGTCTACATGATTAacagctggcagatacagtgTGTGTAGGCTCGTCTACATGATTAACAGCTGACAGATTCAGTGTGTGTAGGCTCGTCTACATGATTAACAGCTGACAGATTCAGTGTGTGTAGGTTCGTCTACATGATTAACAGCTGGCAGATTCAGTGTGTGTAGGCTCGTCTACATGATTAacagctggcagatacagtgTGTGTAGGCTCGTCTACATGATTAACAGCTGGCAGATTCAGTGTGTGTAGGCTCGTCTACATGATTAACAGCTGGCAGATTCAGTGTGTGTAGGCTCGTCTACATGATTAACAGCTGGCAGATTCAGTGTGTGTAGGCTCGTCTACATGATTAACAGCTGGCAGATTCAGTGTGTGTAGGCTCGTCTACATGATTAacagctggcagatacagtgTGTGTAGGCTCGTCTACATGATTACATTATTATTGATGAGAGTGAAAATATtgttatttgtcaaacggcaacCAAGCATCGTTCATggtgtcaccagaataagaccctcgatatttattggaaagaagcatcaagctcatcaccttgtactttcaccatcctgtgaagttcatcatcatttatttcatctgtagcctaataaactgcgtgctgtcccgagtcgtagtggaggACAAcagaacatatcatctgtagcctaataaactgcgtgctgtcccgagtcgtagtggaggACAAcagaacatatcatctgtagcctaataaactgcgtgctgtcccgagtcgtagtggaggACAAcagaacatatcatctgtagcctaataaactgcgtgctgtcccgagtcgtagtggaggACAAcagaacatatcatctgtagcctaataaactgcgtgctgtcccgagtcgtagtggaggACAAcagaacatatcatctgtagcctaataaactgcgtgctgtcccgagtcgtagtggaggACAAcagaacatatcatctgtagcctaataaactgcgtgCTGTCCCGAGTCGTACTGGGAGGACAAcagaacatatcatctgtagcctaataaactgcgtgctgtcccgagtcgtagtggaggACAAcagaacatatcatctgtagcctaataaactgcgtgctgtcccgagtcgtagtggaggACAAcagaacatatcatctgtagcctaataaactgcgtgctgtcccgagtcgtagtggaggACAAcagaacatatcatctgtagcctaataaactgcgtgctgtcccgagtcgtagtgggaggaccacagaacatatcatctgtagcctaataaactgcgtgctgtcccgagtcgtagtggaggACAAcagaacatatcatctgtagcctaataaactgcgtgctgtcccgagtcgtagtggaggACAACAGAACATATCatttgtagcctaataaactgcgtgctgtcccgagtcgtagtggaggACAAcagaacatatcatctgtagcctaataaactgtgtgctgtcccgagtcgtagtggaggACAAcagaacatatcatctgtagcctaataaactgcgtgctgtcccgagtcgtagtggaggACAAcagaacatatcatctgtagcctaataaactgcgtgctgtcccgagtcgtagtgggaggacaacagaacatatcatcgcgtgacaccaagtttacttcgatatgatggttattatatcaatatttgcgcataaaggcgttcGAACCGCTATTTcctgcataatacattttactcaCCAAGATCCCACCATGTTGAACGAACAaattacctgttggcgtttataAAATTACAGCAAAacgtcctgtttccatcacagctgtcatgatgtaccgtaatttccggactattaagcgcacctgaatataagccgcacccactgaatttaaaaaaaaatactatttttaacataaataagccgcacatgtctataagccgcaggtgcctaccggtacattgaaacaaatgaactttacacaggctttaacgaaacacggcttgtaacaaaaataaataggctttaacgaagcacggcttgtaacaaaaaataaaaaattagcagtaaacagtagcctaccaagaaagtcattggtcaccatcttcctcctcctgtgcactgaaaccatctcctttgGTGTCgtagttgaatagcctcagaattgcttcatccgatattggatcgttttcattgtcgctctcgtcactttcatccggaggcaaatcccccgctgagccctcttcaacacgcagcagtccagcctttcgaaacccattgatgatagtggattttttgacaatgctccacgctgtcaggacccacaaatttgaaagcgggaaaaatccatatattagccacgtcattgtttaagctgcgaagttcaaagcgtgggaaaaaagttgaggcttatagtccggaatttacggtaaacgTGGTTACAGATAAAACAGTATAAATTAAAGGAAAAATATACTTCAAATCTGTTGGTATTTTTGTCATTCGTCCACAAAGTGTTACTTGCCACATCATGATGCGTTTTGCATCTTATGATGATGTGGCAAGTGACActactttgcttcttgaaagtccaatatcttgaaaacttgactgctgacatgcaaaacattttggtacTGTATCAagagtggactaatgaaaaaaataccaaaagatagtctTGTAGTGGGTTTTTCCTTTCATTTAACTCTCGTTTAAAGATTAGCCCTGTTCTTTTTAGATAAGAAATGTGGTGTAATATTTCCGTGTTTGTCTGTATGTCTTTCTCAGGACCCGTCCCGTCTCCACTACGACCCAGCTGAACTCAAACTGTTTGAGAATATAGAATGTGAATGGCCAGTGTTCTGGACCTACCTCATTCTGGACGGCATCTTCAGTGGAGACCTAGTAcaggtgtgtgtgacagtgttggttccgtccctctcctcgtccCAACCTGGGTTCTATCCTGAGACCCTCTGAATACGCCTGTCAcccatgaagcatcgttacctgtCACTCCACAAAAGCTGTGTCCAATTCAGATCAAGAGAAACAACTACTTCTAGGTCTCAGAGCGGGTGATGTCAGACCGCTAGACCACCCCAGGTCACGTGTCTGCATGTATAACATGTCCTTTCCTGGTTCCTGTCTCCAGGTGCAGGAGTACAGAGATGCTCTGGAAGAAGTCCTGATCAGAGGGAAGCCTGGGATCTGCCTGATGCCTGAGCTCTACGCTGTCCCACCTGAAAAGGTATCGCCATGACCCTTTgaatacaactttattgtccatgtGTAAATTGGAAATCCGTCTTTCTTTAGGGCACGTCAGCTTTACTCCTTGTGCCAATATGGACTGTGGAGAAGTAACAGTCTACACTTGCTTCCTTTCTGAATCCTGATAAGTAACAATGTCTCTACAACTAAGTGAGGAAGACCGTAAATGTGTGGTGTTTCCCTCAGATGGAGGAAGAGTACGGGAACCCTCACTCCGTGGACAGAGTGGCTATGGGTCAGTTACCTCACATGTGGGGACAGTCTCTCTACATTGTTAGCTCTCTGCTGGCTGAGGTAAAAACATCCTGCTGGCGTCTTCTAATAGAgtgactctgtctctgtctaccaCAGTGAGGTGTTGGTTGGTGGTTTTCTCGcctcactgttctctctctccatctgttccTTCAAGGGATTCCTCGCCCCTGGAGAGATCGACCCTCTCAACAGGCGATTCTCCACCAATTTCAAGCCGGACGTAGTTGTACAAGGTTTGCAGCATGTCTGATTTCCTCTCATGCAGCTGGAAGACATTTTACATCCTTTAACTGTAGAAGTAATATACAGTTCTAGACTTGTTATTGATTTAACTCATTTTGTTAAGATCATTTGCTCTGTGGTCAGGGCTGCCTATCTGAGAGTTTCCtttcccttgtgtgtgtgtgtgtgtgtgtgtgtgtgtgtgtgtgtgtgtgtgtgtgtgtgtgccttcatGTATGTGCGTTTACAAACCATTTGTTTCTGTGTACATACCTTAATTTgtttctctgtgtatgtgtgtgtgtgtacgttggcagtgtgtgtgttagcagagTCGAAGGAGATCCAGGAGCTGCTGAAGAACGATGAAATAGAGGTCCAGACCATCTCTGAGGTCCAGCCCATCAGAGTCATGCCTGCTCGCATCCTCAGCCACGTCTACGTCAAACTGGGTACAGTTACAAGTACTTAGAAAGCCTTCGTAGAgcattcataaagccttcataagccCTACAATGCTAATGACTTGTTTCACAGGAAACTGCAAGAAGTTGAATCTGAGCGGGAGGCCATACAGGCACATTGGAGTTCTGGGAACCTCGAAATTCTACGTGATCCGGAACCGCACCTACACATTCACCCCTCAGGTGACTTACTTTGTTAGGACCTCTACTGTCTTAAGGTAATATCTCCCTAAATGCTCCTGTTAAatcctaatctagcacacctagGGCTGTATCCACAAAGCAGGAATCTGGTTAAAACCTGTTTTAAGACTTTAAAATAACTcccagctcagagtaggttttaggatgatgttaAGATACTGCCCAGACAAACTTTGAACCAGGAGGAAAATCATGAAAGTTGATCTCAGCTGGTAATCacaacagtcaaaagtttggacacacctactcattcaaggatttttctttatttgtactattttctacattgtagaataatagtgaagacatcaaaactataaaatatggaatcatgtagtaaccagaaaagtgttaaacaaatcaaaatatattttatatttgagattcttcaaagtagccaccctttgccttaatgacagctttgaacactcttggcattctttcaactagcttcacctggaatgcttttccaacagtcttgaaggagttggctgcttttccttcattatgcggtccaactcatcccaaaccatctctattgggttgaggtcgggtgacctcagtgtatataaatatttggatacggcccctgattctactaattatcTGCTCATCAAGACcttgattagctgaatcaggtgtgtttgtatAGGGCTGAATCCGGTGTATTTATGTAGGGCTGAATCCGGTGTGTTTGTGTAgggctgaatcaggtgtgtttgtgttgggctgaatcaggtgtgtttgtgtagggCTGAATCCGGTGTATTTATGTAgggctgaatcaggtgtgtttgtgtagggctgaatcaggtgtgtttgtgtagggctgaatcaggtgtgtttgtgttgggctgaatcaggtgtgtttgtgttgggctgaatcaggtgtgtttgtgtaggactgaatcaggtgtgtttgtgtaggactgaatcaggtgtgtttatGTAGGACTGAATCAGGTGTATTTATGTAGGACTGAATCCGGTGTATTTATGTAgggctgaatcaggtgtgtttatGTAGGGCTGAATCAGGTATGTTTGTGTAGgactgaatcaggtgtgtttgggCTGGAGCAGTAGTTTtggccatctctctcctctcctttagtTCCTGGACCAGCATCACTTCTACCTGGCTCTGGACAACCAGATGATAGTGGAGATGCTAAGGACGGAGCTGtcctatctctcctcctcctggagGATGACCGGACGCCCTACCCTGACCTtccccatcacacacagcatGCTGGGTAAATACCCTCCCCTGTCACACACATCATGCTGGGTAAATACCCTTCCTCGTCACGCACAGCATGCTGGGTAAATAACTACACCTtccccatcacacacagcatGCTGGGTAAATACCCTCCCCTATCACTCACATCATGCTGGGTAAATACCCTCCCCTtccccatcacacacagcatGCAGGGTAAATAACTACACCTTCCCCATCACACACAGAATGCTGGGTAAATACCCTCCCCTTCCCCATCACACGCAGCATGCAGGGTAAATACCCTCCCCTtccccatcacacacagcatGCTGGGTAAATAACTACACCTtccccatcacacacagcatGCTGGGTAAATACCCTCCCCTTCCCCATCACACACAGCGTGCTGGGTAATcattctgtgttgtttgtgtgactTCTGGactaaacatttatttaaatggGAATtcaaggcttaatctgtgtccaggaaactgaCTCTTGCTGGGAAACTACATTCTGTATGGGACAAACAACGTTTATTGATTGGTTGGTTAATTGATCATGTTTCCCTTGTTGTTCCCAGTGGATGATGGTGAGAGCATCGACCCGTGTATTCTGTCCACTCTGAGGAAGCTGCACGATGGATACTTTGGAGGGGCAAGGTCAGACTGACTCTCTTCCATTTCTAAGGTCACTCATCTTAAGGCAGCTCTCTGGATATTTACAGAAGGAAATGCTAGGCTCCACTATTTATGTCACTACATCCCTGGTTGTGGAAGTTCTAGTGATGTCCTATTTGGTTCCATTCCATCTTGTGTGTTTTGCAGGGTTCAGATGGCAAACATCTCCAGCTTCCAGACTACCTCGTTCCACACAGAGCTCAGCTTCCTCGACGGAGACACTGATGACGACCTGCTGGAGAATGAAGAAGACGATGAAGAAGAAAGTTATGTCCCCTCAGGTACGTCAGCCgtggtgtgctgtgtgtgtttatgtctgtataggtcattggtgtgtgtgtgtgtgtgtgtttgtgtttgcatgTTTGTGTTTGCGGTATGTAATGTCATATTGCTCAGTCTACATTTAACTCCCGCCCCCCTCCAGGCAGCTCCAAGGACATGTTTGACCACTACCTCAGCCAGCTGATGCAGAGCACAGCCACCAAGTGTCATCTCCCTCCCATCCAGAGGGGGCAGCACCACGTGTTTAGTGCTGAACACACCACCAGAGACATCCTCTCCTTCATGGCCCAGGTCCAAGGCCTCAACATGCCTAGTAAGTTATCATCACATTTACTGTTTGTTTATTCACCAagtgttaggtttagggtaatGTTTAGGTGTATGTATGGGACTCTGTTGGTTTCTACTGTATGGTTGGGACTGTTGGTTTCTACTGTATGGTTGGGACTGTTGGTTTCTACTGTATGGTTGGGACTGTTGGTTTCTACTGTATGGTTGGGACTGTTGGTTTCTACTGTATGGTTGGGACTCTGTTGGTTTCTACTGTATGGTTGGGACTCTGTAGGTTTCTACTGTATGGTTGGGACTCTGTTGGTTTCTACTGTATGGTTGGGACTCTGTAGGTTTCTACTGTATGGTTGGGACTGTTGGTTTCTACTGTATGGTTGGGACTCTGTTGGTTTCTACTGTATGGTTGGGACTCTGTTGGTTTCTACTGTATGGTTGGGACTCTGTTGGTTTCTACTGTATGGTTGGGACTCTGTTGGTTTCTACTGTATGGTTGGGACTGTTGGTTTCTACTGTATGGTTGGGACTGTTGGTTTGTACTGTATGGTTGGGACTCTGTTGGTTTCTACTGTATGGTTGGGACTCTGTTGGTTTGTACTGTATGGTTGGGACTGTTGGTTTCTACTGTATGGTTGGGACTCTGTTGGTTTGTACTGTATGGTTGGGACTCTGTTGGTTTCTACTGTATGGTTGGGACTCTGTAGGTTTCTACTGTATGGTTGGGACTCTGTTGGTTTCTACTGTATGGTTGGGACTCTGTAGGTTCCTACTGTATGGTActctgtagatatgtggtagtagatatgtggtagtagagtaggagCCTGAGGGGACACACTTAATATGTtatgaaatctgttgtgaatgtattgtattgttttaactgccttaatgttgctgatACCctgaaagagtagctgctgccttagcaggaactaatgtggatccataataaatacaaatagtgtATGGTGAGTGTTGTTTCTTACAGAGGCCTCCATGTATCTTCCTATGACTCCCATCATGAACAAGCACCGTAAATCCCTCAACCTACTGCACGTGGCCCAGCTCACACCGCTCCATCCACAccaaccacaccaccacacaccacatcaACAGCAGCCCAAGGTCAGTTAGTCTACACCAACAACAAACTCCAGCACTGTCTTTCTGGTGCATCTGTGTGTTAGGATCctctaatgagtgtgtgtgtgtatctttgctGTCAGGCCCCCAGTATTGCAGACCTCCAGCTGCCGCGGGACTCCCAGGGTAACACAGACTTTGGGTCTCTGGTGAGACAGTTGAAGGAGTGTCCCACACTGCAGGACCAGGCAGACATCCTCTACATCCTGTGTGTAATGAAAGGTACTGATTTAGATCAGAGGTGGGCAAACTGTtaaggtccattatcatttctacacactCTCTGTTTAGTTGTAGGTGTTCAAGTATGGCCTGGAGTTTTTCTTTTTTACACACAAAATAATCATTTCCCCCATTTCTTGTTTAACTCCAACCTCCTGCGGGTCGGATCAAATGGGCCGTATTGTTCCCACCCCTGGATTAGATTGTACACGTGTTGGATTGAATTGAATCTCTGAATTGAACCAAATGTAATTGAATTCTAGGTTGAGTTGAATTGAATTGACTCCTCAGGTTGAGTTGAATTGAACTGACTCCTCAGATTGAATTGAACTGAATGAAATGTAATTCTCTCTATCCTAAAAGGTGCTGATTGGCTGGTGGACGTGGGGGGTCAGGGTGGGGTCAGTGTGAGGTGTCTCCTGGAGGAGCTGTATGCCCAGGCTGGGGCCAACAAGGAGTGGGGTCTGATCAGATACATCTCTGGTATCCTGAGAAAGAGAGTGGAGGTGCTGGCTGAGGCCTGTACAGATCTCATCTCCCACCACAAGCAGCTGACAGTGGGGTTACCACCAGAGCCCAGGGAGAAAGTCATCtcagctcctcttcctccagaaGAGCTCAACTCTCTGATCTATGAGGCCAGTGGGCAGGACATCAGCATCGCTGTGCTCACTCAGGTACAACAAATTACAACTGTGATTATATAAGATGCTTACAGATGCCCATTTCCATCAAAACTCTCTGCCTGATGCGAGTCTAGCTTGAGATGTTAAAGCAAACTTTGGTCAGTTTTGTAACAAGTCTCTGTGATGAAGGGAAAGTAATGACTGCTGTATTGTGATGATGCAGGAGATCATAGTGTACCTGGCCATGTACGTCCGCTCCCAGCCGGCTCTGTTTGGGGACATGCTGCGTCTCCGAATTGGACTCATCATGCAGGTGATGGCTACAGAGCTGGCCCGCAGTCTACACTGCTCAGGTAGGGTTGTCTGCACTGCTCAGGTAGGGTTCGGTCTACACTGCTCAGGTAGGGTTCGGTCTACACTGCTCAGGT contains:
- the phka2 gene encoding phosphorylase b kinase regulatory subunit alpha, liver isoform isoform X1 gives rise to the protein MRSRSNSGVKLDGFARLVHETILCHQNPVTGLLPCSAQLPDAWVRDNVYSILAVWGLGMAYRKNADRDEDKAKAYELEQSVVKLMQGLLQCMMRQVAKVEKFKHTQSPKDCLHAKYHTPTCATVVGDDQWGHLQVDATSLYLLVLAQMTASGLRIISTLHEVAFIQNLVFYIEAAYKVADYGMWERGDKTNQGIPELNTSSVGMAKAALEAIDELDLFGAHGGPKSVIHVLPDEVEHCQAILCSMLPRASTSKEIDAGLLSIISFPAFAVEDADLVTITKTEIISRLQGRYGCCRFIRDGYRCPREDPSRLHYDPAELKLFENIECEWPVFWTYLILDGIFSGDLVQVQEYRDALEEVLIRGKPGICLMPELYAVPPEKMEEEYGNPHSVDRVAMGQLPHMWGQSLYIVSSLLAEGFLAPGEIDPLNRRFSTNFKPDVVVQVCVLAESKEIQELLKNDEIEVQTISEVQPIRVMPARILSHVYVKLGNCKKLNLSGRPYRHIGVLGTSKFYVIRNRTYTFTPQFLDQHHFYLALDNQMIVEMLRTELSYLSSSWRMTGRPTLTFPITHSMLVDDGESIDPCILSTLRKLHDGYFGGARVQMANISSFQTTSFHTELSFLDGDTDDDLLENEEDDEEESYVPSGSSKDMFDHYLSQLMQSTATKCHLPPIQRGQHHVFSAEHTTRDILSFMAQVQGLNMPKASMYLPMTPIMNKHRKSLNLLHVAQLTPLHPHQPHHHTPHQQQPKAPSIADLQLPRDSQGNTDFGSLVRQLKECPTLQDQADILYILCVMKGADWLVDVGGQGGVSVRCLLEELYAQAGANKEWGLIRYISGILRKRVEVLAEACTDLISHHKQLTVGLPPEPREKVISAPLPPEELNSLIYEASGQDISIAVLTQEIIVYLAMYVRSQPALFGDMLRLRIGLIMQVMATELARSLHCSGEEASESLMNLSPSDMKNLLHHILSGKEFGVERSMRPMQSSATSPAVSIHELGHTGATKTERTGIRKLKREIKQLDDSFRPISMSNSGYSISSNVTSPRSTRCSSPSTPSGILSPVGPGGSDSHLQWEERQGQWLRRRRLDGAINRVPMGFYQKVWKILQKCHGLSIDGYVLPSSTTREMTEGEIKFAVHVESVLNHVPQPEYRQLLVEAVMVLTLVADMDVDNIGGIILIDRIVHMANDLFLQDQRTHGANEYFLEKDPATGICHFFYDSAPSGSYGTMTYLSKAVVTYLQDFLPQSTCLMQ
- the phka2 gene encoding phosphorylase b kinase regulatory subunit alpha, liver isoform isoform X2; the encoded protein is MRSRSNSGVKLDGFARLVHETILCHQNPVTGLLPCSAQLPDAWVRDNVYSILAVWGLGMAYRKNADRDEDKAKAYELEQSVVKLMQGLLQCMMRQVAKVEKFKHTQSPKDCLHAKYHTPTCATVVGDDQWGHLQVDATSLYLLVLAQMTASGLRIISTLHEVAFIQNLVFYIEAAYKVADYGMWERGDKTNQGIPELNTSSVGMAKAALEAIDELDLFGAHGGPKSVIHVLPDEVEHCQAILCSMLPRASTSKEIDAGLLSIISFPAFAVEDADLVTITKTEIISRLQGRYGCCRFIRDGYRCPREDPSRLHYDPAELKLFENIECEWPVFWTYLILDGIFSGDLVQVQEYRDALEEVLIRGKPGICLMPELYAVPPEKMEEEYGNPHSVDRVAMGQLPHMWGQSLYIVSSLLAEGFLAPGEIDPLNRRFSTNFKPDVVVQVCVLAESKEIQELLKNDEIEVQTISEVQPIRVMPARILSHVYVKLGNCKKLNLSGRPYRHIGVLGTSKFYVIRNRTYTFTPQFLDQHHFYLALDNQMIVEMLRTELSYLSSSWRMTGRPTLTFPITHSMLVDDGESIDPCILSTLRKLHDGYFGGARVQMANISSFQTTSFHTELSFLDGDTDDDLLENEEDDEEESYVPSGSSKDMFDHYLSQLMQSTATKCHLPPIQRGQHHVFSAEHTTRDILSFMAQVQGLNMPKASMYLPMTPIMNKHRKSLNLLHVAQLTPLHPHQPHHHTPHQQQPKAPSIADLQLPRDSQGNTDFGSLVRQLKECPTLQDQADILYILCVMKGADWLVDVGGQGGVSVRCLLEELYAQAGANKEWGLIRYISGILRKRVEVLAEACTDLISHHKQLTVGLPPEPREKVISAPLPPEELNSLIYEASGQDISIAVLTQEIIVYLAMYVRSQPALFGDMLRLRIGLIMQVMATELARSLHCSGEEASESLMNLSPSDMKNLLHHILSGKEFGVERSMRPMQSSATSPAVSIHELGHTGATKTERTGIRKLKREIKQMSNSGYSISSNVTSPRSTRCSSPSTPSGILSPVGPGGSDSHLQWEERQGQWLRRRRLDGAINRVPMGFYQKVWKILQKCHGLSIDGYVLPSSTTREMTEGEIKFAVHVESVLNHVPQPEYRQLLVEAVMVLTLVADMDVDNIGGIILIDRIVHMANDLFLQDQRTHGANEYFLEKDPATGICHFFYDSAPSGSYGTMTYLSKAVVTYLQDFLPQSTCLMQ